A genomic segment from Kineosporia corallincola encodes:
- a CDS encoding glycosyltransferase family 4 protein translates to MSADRVLLVAGPATGGVAGHVAGLASGLGELGWDVSVFTSPLTATRLGDPKGPAGSAGSMVDVVPEWPTGRHHLRSSLLRLRRMIAGATVVHAHGHQAGLLTVLAAATLRRRPPLVVTWHNAVLGTGPKRRALALAEQLQARRADLLTGASSDLVARARELGARDPQLTVVSAETPVAGSSSSTVDLDAELGPRRGPLVLTVSRIAPQKRLDVLVDAAALLSADVLGVRWAVAGDGDLDLLGELERRRNRANAPVTFLGRREDVPALLARADVFALASEWEARPLAVQEAMAAGVPVVATAVGGVPDLLADTGALVEPGSAPALAAAVRELLDDAGRARELADRARARVAGLPSEDEVTQGWSDRYRQLIRLGQ, encoded by the coding sequence ATGAGTGCGGACCGTGTACTGCTCGTCGCCGGGCCGGCCACCGGCGGTGTCGCCGGGCATGTCGCCGGGCTGGCCTCCGGGCTGGGGGAACTCGGCTGGGACGTGTCGGTGTTCACCAGCCCGCTCACCGCGACCCGCCTGGGAGACCCGAAAGGCCCGGCGGGTTCGGCAGGTTCGATGGTGGACGTCGTCCCGGAGTGGCCCACCGGGCGCCACCACCTGAGGTCGTCGCTGCTGAGACTGCGCCGGATGATCGCCGGGGCCACGGTGGTGCACGCGCACGGGCACCAGGCCGGCCTGCTCACGGTGCTGGCCGCGGCCACCCTGCGGCGCCGTCCGCCGCTGGTCGTCACCTGGCACAACGCGGTGCTCGGCACCGGCCCGAAGCGCCGGGCGCTGGCCCTGGCCGAGCAGCTCCAGGCCCGGCGGGCGGACCTGCTCACCGGGGCGTCCTCGGACCTCGTCGCGCGGGCCCGCGAACTGGGGGCGCGGGATCCGCAGCTGACCGTCGTATCGGCGGAGACGCCGGTCGCGGGCTCCTCGTCGTCCACCGTTGACCTCGACGCCGAACTCGGCCCGCGGCGCGGCCCCCTGGTGCTGACGGTGAGCCGGATCGCACCGCAGAAGCGCCTGGACGTGCTGGTGGACGCCGCCGCGCTGCTGTCGGCCGATGTGCTCGGCGTGCGCTGGGCGGTGGCCGGTGACGGCGACCTGGACCTGCTCGGCGAACTGGAGCGGCGGCGCAACCGGGCGAACGCCCCGGTGACCTTCCTGGGACGCCGCGAGGACGTGCCCGCGCTGCTGGCCCGGGCCGACGTGTTCGCGCTCGCCAGCGAGTGGGAGGCGCGTCCCCTGGCGGTGCAGGAGGCGATGGCGGCGGGGGTGCCGGTGGTCGCGACCGCGGTCGGCGGGGTGCCGGACCTGCTGGCGGACACCGGGGCGCTGGTCGAGCCGGGCTCCGCGCCGGCCCTGGCGGCCGCGGTGCGCGAGCTGCTCGACGACGCCGGCCGGGCCCGGGAACTGGCCGACCGGGCCCGGGCCCGGGTGGCCGGGCTGCCGTCGGAGGACGAGGTCACCCAGGGTTGGTCGGATCGTTACCGGCAGTTGATCCGGCTGGGCCAGTGA
- the murJ gene encoding murein biosynthesis integral membrane protein MurJ has product MDDVTTAPSSTPSSVGRGLLASAALIAAVTAVSRVVGFGRWLGFAADVGYHCVGTAYSSANTLPNVLYEVVAGGALASAVVPLLAGPLARADREQVDRIVSALIGWVLVVLVPVSALLAVLAVPLSKVLVDDDPRCAGQQGLAARMIMVFAPQIALYGIGVVLTGTLNAHRRFFWPAFVPLLSSVVVIGAYLVYGSVSTTDVPARLPGTAEAWLTWGTTAGVAVMTLPLLWPARQAGVRIRPTLTFPPGVARRGLALAAAGISALLAQQLSLMVALLLANHRQTGAYPVFQSAQAVYLLPYAVLAVPLATSAFPRLAERAQQGDDEGFAATAAASTRVVVLVSLFGAAVLAAAAQPLGEFFTAISTDDSGGAALAEMGNALTVMAPGLVGFALIAHVGRALYARERGRAAAVATALGWAAVIAGSAAGVFLVPVVTGLAWGNTIGMSVAGALLLLALRREAGAAAVAGLGRLLVLAGAAAVVAGLAGREVALLTLGDGVAVVRALAGGAAGAMVAAVLFAALLAVLDRKNLGMLVGRITRRTKP; this is encoded by the coding sequence GTGGACGACGTGACGACCGCGCCCAGCTCAACGCCGTCCTCTGTCGGTCGGGGTCTGCTCGCCTCGGCCGCCCTGATCGCCGCCGTGACGGCGGTGTCGCGGGTGGTCGGGTTCGGCCGGTGGCTGGGATTCGCGGCCGACGTCGGCTACCACTGCGTGGGCACGGCGTACTCCTCGGCCAACACCCTGCCCAACGTGCTCTACGAGGTGGTGGCCGGGGGGGCGCTGGCCAGTGCCGTGGTGCCGCTGCTGGCCGGGCCGCTGGCGCGGGCCGACCGCGAGCAGGTCGACCGGATCGTGTCGGCGCTGATCGGCTGGGTGCTGGTGGTGCTGGTGCCGGTCTCGGCGCTGCTCGCGGTGCTGGCCGTGCCGTTGTCGAAGGTGCTGGTCGACGACGATCCGCGCTGCGCCGGCCAGCAGGGCCTGGCCGCCCGGATGATCATGGTGTTCGCCCCGCAGATCGCCCTGTACGGCATCGGCGTGGTGCTGACCGGCACACTCAACGCCCACCGCCGGTTCTTCTGGCCCGCCTTCGTGCCGTTGCTGTCCAGCGTGGTGGTGATCGGCGCCTATCTGGTCTACGGCTCGGTCAGCACGACCGACGTGCCGGCCCGGTTGCCCGGCACCGCCGAGGCCTGGCTGACCTGGGGCACCACCGCCGGGGTGGCGGTGATGACGCTGCCGTTGCTGTGGCCCGCCCGGCAGGCCGGGGTGCGGATCCGGCCCACCCTGACCTTCCCGCCGGGGGTGGCCCGGCGCGGTCTGGCCCTGGCCGCCGCGGGCATCTCCGCGTTGCTGGCCCAGCAGCTGTCGCTGATGGTCGCGCTGCTTCTGGCCAACCACCGGCAGACCGGCGCCTACCCGGTGTTCCAGTCCGCCCAGGCGGTGTACCTGCTGCCCTACGCGGTGCTCGCGGTGCCGCTGGCCACCAGCGCGTTCCCCCGGCTGGCCGAGCGGGCCCAGCAGGGGGACGACGAGGGGTTCGCCGCGACCGCCGCCGCCAGCACCCGCGTCGTGGTGCTGGTCTCGTTGTTCGGGGCGGCCGTGCTGGCGGCGGCCGCGCAGCCGCTGGGGGAGTTCTTCACCGCCATCTCCACCGACGACAGCGGCGGCGCGGCGCTGGCGGAGATGGGCAACGCACTCACCGTGATGGCGCCCGGGCTGGTCGGTTTCGCGTTGATCGCGCACGTCGGCCGCGCGCTGTACGCCCGGGAGCGCGGCCGGGCCGCGGCCGTGGCCACCGCGCTGGGCTGGGCCGCGGTGATCGCCGGGTCGGCCGCGGGTGTCTTCCTGGTTCCCGTCGTCACCGGGCTGGCCTGGGGCAACACCATCGGTATGAGCGTGGCCGGGGCGCTGCTGCTGCTGGCCCTGCGGCGCGAGGCCGGGGCCGCCGCGGTGGCCGGGCTGGGGCGCCTGCTGGTGCTGGCCGGGGCGGCTGCGGTGGTGGCCGGGCTGGCCGGGCGTGAGGTGGCCCTGCTGACCCTGGGCGACGGCGTCGCCGTGGTGCGGGCGCTGGCAGGCGGTGCGGCCGGGGCGATGGTCGCGGCCGTGCTGTTCGCGGCGCTGCTCGCGGTGCTCGACCGGAAGAATCTCGGCATGCTGGTCGGACGGATCACCCGGAGGACGAAACCATGA
- a CDS encoding copper transporter → MIDFRYHLVSLISVFLALAVGIVLGAGPLQDSIGSTLTDQVNALRSEKDDLRQQLATSTEAVTHRDEFTQATTSALVANALTGRSVVVVTLPGVEDDVVEPLTDAVTSAGGSVTGRIGVTDDWTAADRESDRTGLLTSLTGDLPSGYVPTDGTSEERLAQVLATSVVSSADTTPTGTAAADAATALNGLTTAGLIEVDGDLNGLASGALVLVPANPEAIDSAAATASVTEEDGSAYVALASALDSTSGGSVATGPASAAASGGVLTAIRDDDTVGADVSTVDTGSTAMGVVTAVLALQEQLSGGSGAYGFGEGVDAVLPTITPAPAATSEESDSGKKGDK, encoded by the coding sequence ATGATCGACTTCAGGTACCACCTCGTTTCGCTGATCTCGGTGTTCCTGGCCCTGGCGGTCGGCATCGTGCTCGGCGCCGGGCCGTTGCAGGACTCGATCGGCTCGACCCTGACCGACCAGGTGAACGCGCTGCGCTCGGAGAAGGACGACCTGCGCCAGCAGCTGGCCACCTCGACCGAGGCCGTCACCCACCGCGACGAGTTCACCCAGGCCACCACCTCGGCCCTGGTCGCCAACGCGCTGACCGGCCGCTCCGTGGTCGTCGTCACCCTGCCCGGGGTGGAGGACGACGTGGTCGAGCCGCTGACCGACGCCGTGACCAGCGCCGGGGGCAGCGTCACCGGCCGGATCGGGGTCACCGACGACTGGACCGCCGCCGACCGCGAGTCCGACCGCACCGGCCTGCTGACCAGCCTGACCGGCGACCTGCCCAGCGGCTACGTGCCCACCGACGGCACCAGCGAGGAGCGGCTGGCCCAGGTGCTGGCCACGTCCGTGGTGTCGTCGGCCGACACCACACCCACCGGCACGGCCGCCGCCGACGCCGCCACCGCGCTGAACGGCCTGACCACGGCCGGGCTGATCGAGGTGGACGGCGACCTGAACGGCCTGGCCTCGGGCGCCCTGGTGCTGGTGCCGGCCAACCCGGAGGCGATCGACTCGGCCGCCGCCACCGCCTCGGTCACCGAGGAGGACGGCTCGGCCTACGTGGCGCTGGCCTCCGCACTCGACTCGACCAGCGGGGGCAGCGTGGCCACCGGCCCGGCCTCCGCGGCCGCGAGCGGTGGCGTGCTCACCGCGATCCGGGACGACGACACGGTCGGCGCCGACGTCTCCACCGTCGACACCGGCTCCACCGCGATGGGCGTGGTCACCGCCGTGCTGGCGCTCCAGGAGCAGCTGTCCGGCGGGTCCGGGGCGTACGGCTTCGGCGAGGGCGTGGACGCGGTTCTGCCCACCATCACCCCGGCCCCCGCGGCCACCTCCGAGGAGAGCGACTCCGGCAAGAAGGGTGACAAGTGA
- the steA gene encoding putative cytokinetic ring protein SteA: MPSLPRGRRPEPVEGPGVHGIARVDRRTKDLTKRLNPGDIAVIDHSDIDRVAADALVAAKPAAVVNAAPSISGRYPNLGPQILLAAGVPLIDGVGEAVMTNLAEGTAIRIDGNEIWAGDQVVARGIKQDAATVSVAMDDARAGLNVQLEAFAANTMEYLKKERDLLLDGVGVPDVKLSFEGRQVLIVVRGYHYKEDLATLRPYIREYRPILVGVDGGADAIIDAGWTPDMIVGDMDSVSDKALTCGAEIVVHAYRDGNAPGLVRVRELGVDPVVFPATGTSEDVAMLLADDKGASLIVAVGTHATLVEFLDKGRAGMASTFLTRLRVGSKLVDAKGVSRLYRQRISNWQLAVLAVAGLVALGVALASTEGGQTFYSLIGARWDDLTSWVGSWFTDPPPEALTTYDWRGFLST; this comes from the coding sequence TTGCCGTCCCTGCCCAGAGGCCGTCGTCCGGAACCGGTGGAGGGCCCGGGCGTCCACGGCATCGCGCGGGTCGACCGGCGCACGAAAGACCTGACCAAGCGGCTGAACCCGGGTGACATCGCGGTCATCGACCACTCCGACATCGACCGGGTGGCCGCCGACGCGCTGGTCGCCGCGAAGCCGGCGGCGGTGGTCAACGCCGCGCCCAGCATCTCCGGCCGCTACCCGAACCTGGGCCCGCAGATCCTGCTCGCCGCGGGCGTCCCGCTGATCGACGGGGTGGGCGAGGCGGTGATGACCAACCTGGCCGAGGGCACCGCGATCCGGATCGACGGCAACGAGATCTGGGCCGGTGACCAGGTGGTGGCGCGCGGCATCAAGCAGGACGCCGCCACCGTGTCGGTGGCGATGGACGACGCCCGCGCCGGGCTCAACGTGCAGCTCGAGGCGTTCGCCGCGAACACCATGGAGTACCTGAAGAAGGAGCGCGACCTGCTCCTCGACGGGGTCGGTGTGCCGGACGTGAAGCTCTCGTTCGAGGGCCGGCAGGTGCTGATCGTCGTGCGTGGCTACCACTACAAGGAAGACCTGGCCACGCTCCGGCCCTACATCCGGGAGTACCGGCCGATCCTGGTCGGCGTGGACGGCGGTGCCGACGCCATCATCGACGCCGGCTGGACCCCGGACATGATCGTCGGAGACATGGACTCGGTCTCCGACAAGGCCCTGACCTGCGGCGCCGAGATCGTCGTGCACGCCTATCGGGACGGCAACGCGCCCGGCCTGGTGCGGGTGCGCGAGCTCGGCGTCGACCCGGTGGTGTTCCCGGCCACCGGTACCAGCGAGGACGTCGCGATGCTGCTGGCCGACGACAAGGGCGCCTCGCTCATCGTCGCCGTCGGCACGCACGCCACGCTGGTGGAGTTCCTCGACAAGGGCCGGGCCGGCATGGCCAGCACCTTCCTGACCCGGCTGCGGGTGGGCAGCAAGCTGGTCGACGCCAAGGGCGTCTCCCGGCTCTACCGGCAGCGCATCAGCAACTGGCAGCTGGCCGTCCTGGCGGTCGCCGGGCTGGTCGCACTGGGCGTCGCCCTCGCCTCGACCGAGGGCGGGCAGACGTTCTACTCGCTGATCGGGGCGCGCTGGGACGACCTCACCTCCTGGGTGGGCAGCTGGTTCACCGACCCGCCCCCCGAAGCACTGACGACGTACGACTGGCGGGGATTCCTCAGCACATGA
- the recN gene encoding DNA repair protein RecN: MLQEMHLRGLGVIDDAVLEFGPGLTVVTGETGAGKTMVVTGLGLLMGGRADAGSVREGYQSALVEGRLVLDPRNAAVAKAVEAGAELDDGDTLVIARTVSAEGRSRAHVGGRGVPNGLLGEMSGDLVAVHGQSDQIRLQSTVKQRESLDRFGGAAVARALAAYRKTYAELRTVEKKHREITQQFAERVAEAERLRAGLTEIEKVAPQPGEDHELKAESQRLAHAEGLQQAAATANQALSGESEGFAVASLMNQVRRALEGGAPNDPALGDLARRAAEIGYLVDDLATECASYAAGVEADPVRLAAVEDRRATLSHLVRGYGDDVDATLAWAQQASVRLLELDNDEQSVDELAGRVNELRTALARQAAALTKARRTAAAKLAKAVTGELQELSMVGSRLFVEVNHKPDDDGLLLEPETTIDLTATEERPAAPAPGPVAFGPDGADEIEMLLAPHPGASPRPLGKGASGGELSRVMLGLEVVLGAVDPVPTFVFDEVDSGVGGKAALGIGRRLARLARNSQVLVVTHLPQVAAFADQHLLVRKAHSGEVTSSGVHTLDTESRIRELARMLGGLEDSGSAQAHAEELLQMAEADRQLV; encoded by the coding sequence GTGCTTCAGGAGATGCACCTGCGCGGTCTCGGCGTGATCGACGACGCGGTGCTGGAATTCGGACCCGGCCTGACCGTCGTCACGGGCGAGACAGGCGCCGGTAAGACGATGGTCGTGACCGGTCTCGGCCTGCTCATGGGCGGTCGGGCAGACGCCGGGTCGGTGCGCGAGGGATACCAGAGCGCCCTGGTCGAGGGGCGTCTCGTCCTCGACCCCCGGAACGCCGCGGTGGCCAAGGCGGTGGAGGCGGGCGCGGAGCTGGACGACGGCGACACGCTCGTCATCGCCCGCACGGTGTCGGCCGAGGGCCGTTCCCGGGCCCACGTCGGCGGTCGCGGTGTGCCCAACGGGCTGCTCGGCGAGATGTCGGGCGACCTGGTGGCGGTGCACGGGCAGAGCGACCAGATCCGGTTGCAGTCCACGGTGAAGCAGCGCGAGTCGCTCGACCGGTTCGGCGGCGCCGCGGTGGCCAGGGCCCTGGCGGCCTACCGCAAGACCTACGCCGAGCTGCGCACGGTGGAGAAGAAGCACCGGGAGATCACCCAGCAGTTCGCCGAGCGGGTGGCCGAGGCCGAGCGGCTGCGGGCCGGGCTGACCGAGATCGAGAAGGTCGCGCCGCAGCCGGGCGAGGACCACGAGCTGAAGGCTGAGTCACAGCGGCTGGCCCACGCCGAGGGACTCCAGCAGGCGGCGGCCACGGCCAATCAGGCGCTGTCCGGCGAGTCCGAGGGCTTCGCCGTGGCGTCGCTGATGAACCAGGTGCGGCGCGCGCTCGAGGGCGGGGCCCCGAACGACCCGGCGCTGGGCGACCTGGCCCGGCGCGCCGCGGAGATCGGTTACCTGGTGGACGACCTGGCCACCGAGTGCGCCTCGTACGCCGCCGGGGTGGAGGCCGACCCGGTGCGGCTGGCCGCGGTGGAGGACCGCCGGGCCACGCTCAGCCATCTGGTGCGCGGCTACGGCGACGACGTGGACGCCACCCTGGCCTGGGCCCAGCAGGCGTCGGTGCGCCTGCTGGAGCTGGACAACGACGAGCAGTCGGTGGACGAGCTGGCCGGCCGGGTGAACGAGCTGCGCACCGCGCTGGCCCGGCAGGCGGCGGCGCTGACCAAGGCCCGGCGCACAGCGGCGGCCAAGCTGGCCAAGGCGGTCACCGGCGAGCTCCAGGAACTGTCCATGGTCGGCTCCCGGCTGTTCGTCGAGGTGAACCACAAGCCCGACGACGACGGCCTGCTGCTGGAGCCCGAGACCACGATCGACCTGACCGCTACGGAGGAACGGCCTGCGGCTCCCGCGCCGGGCCCGGTGGCGTTCGGCCCGGACGGTGCCGACGAGATCGAGATGCTCCTCGCACCGCACCCTGGCGCGTCGCCCCGGCCGCTCGGCAAGGGCGCCTCGGGCGGTGAGCTGTCCCGGGTGATGCTGGGTCTGGAGGTCGTGCTCGGCGCGGTCGACCCGGTGCCCACGTTCGTTTTCGACGAGGTCGACTCGGGCGTCGGCGGTAAGGCGGCGCTCGGCATCGGCCGGCGGCTGGCCCGGCTCGCGCGCAACAGCCAGGTGCTGGTGGTGACCCACCTGCCGCAGGTCGCGGCGTTCGCCGACCAGCATCTTCTGGTGCGCAAGGCGCACAGCGGCGAGGTGACCAGCAGCGGGGTGCACACCCTCGACACGGAGAGCCGGATCCGTGAGCTTGCTCGCATGCTCGGCGGTCTGGAGGACTCGGGATCGGCCCAGGCGCATGCGGAGGAACTGCTCCAGATGGCCGAGGCGGACCGGCAGCTGGTCTGA
- a CDS encoding NAD kinase yields MSTPDRRVLVLAHTGRETAVLAAEELVHLLVAAGIKPIVMPSDAEGLTEKTTELLHPAGSANPIEAIELVIVLGGDGTILRSAELVRGHSVPLLGVNLGHVGFLAEAERDDLAYTVQRVAARDYQVEERMTLDVSVHVDGERVMETWALNEASVEKADRERMIELVIEVDGRPVTEFGCDGVVMATPTGSTAYSFSAGGPIVWPEVEALLLTPLSAHALFSRPMVVAPTSVPAVELVPDAPGRAMLWCDGRRSMDLPPGARVEVRRSAVPVRLARLARAPFTDRLVAKFGLPVHGWRGRALRGAEAPVSGWGGQARGDSAGAAGPGPECPSNTVSNGGSGKNPDGSGPSASPAAEKLP; encoded by the coding sequence ATGAGCACACCCGATCGCCGGGTGCTCGTCCTGGCCCACACCGGCCGGGAAACCGCCGTCCTGGCCGCCGAGGAGCTCGTGCACCTGCTCGTCGCGGCCGGGATCAAGCCGATCGTCATGCCCAGTGACGCCGAGGGCCTGACCGAGAAGACCACCGAGCTGCTGCACCCGGCCGGGTCGGCGAACCCGATCGAGGCGATCGAGCTGGTGATCGTGCTCGGTGGTGACGGCACCATCCTGCGCAGCGCCGAGCTGGTGCGCGGTCACTCGGTGCCGCTGCTCGGGGTGAACCTCGGGCACGTCGGGTTCCTGGCCGAGGCCGAGCGCGACGACCTGGCCTACACGGTGCAGCGGGTCGCGGCCCGCGACTACCAGGTGGAGGAGCGGATGACGCTCGACGTCTCGGTGCACGTGGACGGCGAGCGGGTCATGGAGACCTGGGCGCTGAACGAGGCCTCGGTGGAGAAGGCCGACCGGGAACGCATGATCGAGCTGGTGATCGAGGTGGACGGCCGCCCGGTGACCGAGTTCGGCTGCGACGGTGTGGTGATGGCCACGCCGACCGGGTCGACCGCGTACTCCTTCTCGGCCGGTGGCCCGATCGTGTGGCCCGAGGTGGAGGCCCTGCTGCTGACGCCGTTGAGCGCGCACGCCCTGTTCTCCCGGCCGATGGTGGTGGCGCCGACCTCGGTGCCCGCCGTCGAGCTGGTGCCGGACGCGCCGGGCCGGGCGATGCTGTGGTGCGACGGGCGGCGCAGCATGGACCTGCCGCCCGGGGCCCGCGTGGAGGTGCGCCGCTCGGCGGTGCCGGTGCGGCTGGCCCGGCTGGCCCGGGCGCCGTTCACCGACCGGCTGGTGGCCAAGTTCGGGCTGCCGGTGCACGGCTGGCGGGGCCGCGCCCTGCGCGGCGCGGAGGCGCCGGTCAGCGGTTGGGGCGGGCAGGCCCGGGGTGATTCGGCCGGGGCTGCCGGGCCGGGTCCGGAATGTCCTTCGAACACCGTTTCGAACGGCGGATCCGGGAAGAACCCGGACGGATCCGGGCCGTCGGCCTCACCGGCCGCCGAAAAACTGCCCTAG
- a CDS encoding TlyA family RNA methyltransferase, with protein sequence MARLRRLDAELVRRKLARSREAAAQLVHDGRVTVAGTIAAKPATQVDPAVAILVKVDDSDPGYASRGGHKLAGALDHFEELVVEGRRCLDAGASTGGFTDVLLRRGAGHVVAVDVGYGQLVWSLQQDPRVTVLDRTNVRELLPEQVAPAPSLVVGDLSFISLRLVLPALVGCTAPDADLLLMVKPQFEVGRERLGSGGVVRDPAVRADAVRTVADAAFGLGRGVRGVVASPLPGPSGNVEYFLWLSAGAPALAPADLDRAIAEGPA encoded by the coding sequence ATGGCACGTCTACGACGGCTCGACGCCGAACTGGTGCGCCGCAAGCTGGCCCGCTCCCGCGAGGCGGCGGCCCAGCTGGTGCACGACGGGCGGGTGACCGTGGCGGGCACGATCGCCGCCAAACCCGCCACGCAGGTGGATCCGGCGGTCGCGATCCTGGTCAAGGTGGACGACTCGGACCCGGGCTACGCCAGCCGGGGCGGGCACAAACTGGCCGGTGCGCTGGATCATTTCGAGGAACTGGTGGTGGAGGGGCGGCGTTGTCTGGACGCCGGGGCGAGCACCGGCGGGTTCACCGACGTGCTGCTGCGCCGTGGCGCCGGGCACGTGGTGGCGGTGGACGTCGGCTACGGGCAGCTGGTCTGGAGCCTGCAACAGGATCCGCGGGTGACTGTGCTGGACCGGACCAACGTGCGCGAGTTGCTGCCGGAACAGGTGGCGCCGGCGCCGTCGCTGGTGGTGGGCGATCTGTCGTTCATCTCGCTGCGGCTGGTGCTGCCCGCGCTGGTCGGCTGCACGGCCCCGGACGCCGACCTGCTGCTGATGGTGAAACCGCAGTTCGAGGTGGGGCGGGAGCGGCTGGGTTCGGGCGGGGTGGTGCGGGATCCGGCGGTGCGGGCCGACGCGGTGCGCACGGTGGCCGACGCCGCGTTCGGGCTGGGGCGGGGCGTGCGGGGAGTGGTGGCCAGTCCGTTGCCCGGGCCGAGCGGCAACGTCGAGTACTTCCTCTGGCTGAGTGCCGGGGCCCCCGCCTTGGCACCGGCCGATCTGGACCGGGCGATCGCGGAAGGCCCGGCCTGA
- a CDS encoding HAD-IIA family hydrolase: MSSSSTLIGLDRAPAEEFDTVLLDLDGVVYIGPKAVPGAPEALDRVRAAGVRTAFVTNNASRPPRVVAGHLRELGVHAEDDDVVNSAQAASALFAKRLPAGSQVLVVGGLGLYEALEEAGLKPVGSMDDDEPVAVVQGFTPDVNWQLLVEGTRAVRAGLPWIATNMDATVPTPYGPAPGNGTMVQAVITATGVQPEVAGKPQPTLFTEAAARYGSKAPMVVGDRLDTDLEGARAADLPGMIVLTGVHRVKDLVAATPAVRPHLIARDLSGLLEPHHGPSVENGVVTVGSARARVENGAVVVLDAGQDALDLARAGVVAAWEHQDAAERAGDPVDAQALLKALYAVEGDGPWGR; this comes from the coding sequence GTGAGTTCTTCCTCCACGCTGATCGGGCTGGACCGCGCACCGGCCGAAGAGTTCGACACCGTCCTGCTCGACCTGGACGGGGTGGTCTACATCGGGCCGAAGGCCGTTCCCGGCGCGCCCGAGGCGCTCGACCGGGTGCGCGCGGCCGGTGTCCGCACCGCCTTCGTCACCAACAACGCCTCCCGCCCGCCCCGCGTGGTGGCCGGGCACCTGCGTGAGCTCGGCGTGCACGCCGAGGACGACGACGTGGTGAACTCGGCGCAGGCCGCGTCCGCCCTGTTCGCCAAGCGCCTGCCCGCCGGTTCCCAGGTGCTGGTGGTCGGGGGCCTCGGGCTGTACGAGGCGCTGGAGGAGGCCGGGCTGAAGCCGGTCGGCTCGATGGATGACGACGAACCGGTCGCCGTCGTGCAGGGTTTCACCCCCGACGTGAACTGGCAGCTGCTGGTCGAGGGCACCCGTGCGGTGCGCGCCGGGCTGCCCTGGATCGCCACCAACATGGACGCTACCGTGCCCACCCCCTACGGCCCGGCGCCCGGCAACGGCACGATGGTGCAGGCCGTGATCACCGCCACCGGGGTGCAGCCGGAGGTGGCCGGCAAACCGCAGCCCACGCTGTTCACCGAGGCCGCCGCCCGCTACGGCAGCAAGGCCCCGATGGTGGTCGGCGACCGGCTCGACACCGACCTGGAAGGCGCCCGCGCGGCGGACCTGCCCGGGATGATCGTGCTCACCGGCGTGCACCGGGTGAAGGACCTGGTGGCCGCGACTCCCGCGGTGCGGCCGCACCTGATCGCCCGTGACCTGTCGGGTCTGCTCGAACCGCATCACGGCCCGTCGGTGGAGAACGGCGTCGTGACGGTCGGTTCCGCCCGCGCCCGCGTCGAGAACGGCGCCGTGGTCGTGCTCGACGCCGGTCAGGACGCACTCGACCTGGCCCGGGCCGGGGTGGTCGCGGCCTGGGAACACCAGGACGCGGCGGAGAGGGCCGGCGACCCGGTCGACGCCCAGGCTCTGCTGAAGGCGCTCTACGCGGTGGAGGGTGACGGGCCCTGGGGCCGGTAG